A window of the Podospora bellae-mahoneyi strain CBS 112042 chromosome 6, whole genome shotgun sequence genome harbors these coding sequences:
- the PSY2 gene encoding Platinum sensitivity protein (BUSCO:EOG09262D0D; EggNog:ENOG503NV03; COG:G), which produces MMAQPVPHQTTADKKRVKVYELRNNDWFDRGTGFCTACFVTIQEEQKEPRVIVQSEDQPDRLLLETKITPSLFGPTMASTWRFHFRRQMDARQYDDGLSDDLAMDMPTSIQLPPAELGTLIDIENTLRNLSQSPSGRDALAKAIMSEDYIAKLIPLVEMAEDMESLGDLHHLCNIMKTVVLLNDTGLIEHAVSDECVLGVVGAMEYDPDFPTHKANHRQWLNNQGRYKEVVRIQDDQVRRKIHQTYRLQYLKDVVLARILDDPTFSVLNSLIFFNQVEIVQHLHMTPGFMTDLFTVFGDPTVQPLRKKEAVIFIQQMCAISKNLQPPARQGLYGNFLQQGLVPVINYGLRHPDVTVRVGATDILGSILEFDPSMIRKTVYEQTHRKQAPLTDALIDLLLVEVDLGIKSQLTESLKVLLDPNVPGSGPPPENREGFMPKGKHQVSSDPQQDAFIAHFYEHSVAKLFKPLLDLEKRPNMKFNALEDGIFGYLNEILCFYIRHHTFRSKHFVFDHNIASRFGQLLACKQKHLQLVAIRFFRHLILLRDPFFTKHLSDRRIFGPVLDTLLRTLPRDNLLSSACLDFFTSINYEGDRELARHIMENYREKVVALSHIDYFRGMLMRWDQSRGYTVSEVDEEDEGGGGDAVMTTTTTTTTTAVDGGWSESKENEKPVVPSTPPPERLSEKRRREEDEDDALDKLMQHKRRNSSSAGNNSSLGSSGVGGMLRKKGSFHNNNSGKARSREGSPNGGGGGGQKKIAISIAPVLKTAVVRAGSPAAEERGREVRGGAGI; this is translated from the exons ATGATGGCACAACCCGTGCCTCATCAGACGACGGCCGACAAGAAGCGCGTCAAGGTCTACGAGCTTCGCAACAATGACTGGTTTGACCGCGGCACCGGTTTCTGCACCGCCTGCTTCGTCACG ATCCAggaagagcaaaaagaaccCCGCGTGATCGTCCAGTCAGAAGACCAGCCGGACAGACTACTGCTCGAGACCAAAATA ACACCCTCATTGTTTGGACCGACAATGGCGTCGACATGGCGCTTTCATTTCAGGAGGCAGATGGATGCCAGGCAATATG ATGATGGTCTCTCAGACGACTTGGCGATGGACATGCCCACCTCCATTCAGCTCCCGCCTGCTGAGCTGGGGACGCTGATCGATATAGAGAATACCCTGCGAAACCTTTCGCAATCCCCGTCCGGCCGCGATGCCCTCGCCAAAGCAATCATGAGCGAAGACTACATCGCCAAACTTATTCCACTAGTAGAGATGGCCGAGGATATGGAGAGCTTGGGGGACCTGCATCATCTCTGCAACATCATGAagacggtggtgttgctgaacGACACTGGCCTCATCGAACATGCCGTGTCTGACGAGTGTGTTCTGGGAGTTGTGGGTGCGATGGAGTACGATCCCGATTTTCCGACGCACAAGGCGAACCACCGGCAGTGGTTGAACAACCAGGGGCGGTATAAGGAGGTGGTTAGGATCCAGGATGACCAAGTGCGACGCAAGATCCATCAGACCTACCGACTACAGTACTTGAAGGACGTTGTGCTTGCTAGGATCCTGGACGACCCTACCTTTTCAGTCCTCAACTCGCTCATCTTTTTCAATCAGGTCGAGATCGTGCAGCACCTCCACATGACGCCCGGTTTCATGACGGATCTCTTTACCGTGTTTGGCGACCCGACTGTGCAGCCGCTGCGCAAAAAGGAAGCCGTCATTTTCATCCAGCAAATGTGCGCCATCTCGAAGAACCTCCAACCACCTGCCCGCCAAGGACTCTATGGCAACTTCCTCCAGCAAGGACTTGTTCCCGTTATCAATTACGGGCTTAGGCACCCTGACGTGACGGTCCGGGTTGGTGCTACAGACATTCTCGGCTCCATACTCGAGTTTGACCCCTCCATGATCCGAAAGACCGTCTACGAGCAGACCCATAGAAAACAAGCGCCCCTGACCGACGCCCTCAtcgatctcctcctcgtcgaagTGGATCTGGGGATCAAGTCGCAACTTACAGAGTCACTCAAGGTGCTTCTAGACCCAAATGTTCCCGGCAGCGGCCCCCCTCCAGAAAATAGAGAGGGCTTCATGCCCAAGGGAAAACATCAGGTTTCTTCGGATCCCCAGCAAGACGCATTCATTGCCCACTTTTATGAGCACTCGGTCGCCAAGCTGTTCAAGCCGCTGCTTGACCTGGAGAAGAGGCCTAACATGAAGTTTAATGCCCTCGAAGATGGGATTTTCGGGTACTTGAACGAGATTCTCTGCTTTTACATCAGGCATCACACTTTTCGGAGCAAGCACTTTGTGTTTGACCACAACATTGCGTCTAGGTTTGGGCAGCTTCTTGCCTGCAAACAGAAGCACCTCCAGCTTG TTGCGATCCGCTTCTTCcgccacctcatcctcctccgtgaCCCTTTTTTCACCAAACACCTATCCGACAGGCGAATTTTCGGCCCAGTCTTGGACACGCTGCTGCGGACGCTGCCGCGGGACAATCTCTTGTCTTCGGCGTGCCTGGACTTTTTCACGTCGATTAATTATGAGGGGGATCGGGAGTTGGCCAGGCACATTATGGAGAATTACCGGGAGAAGGTAGTGGCGCTGAGCCATATTGATTACTTTagggggatgttgatgaggtgggaTCAAAGCCGGGGGTATACGGTTAgtgaggtggatgaggaggacgag ggtggtgggggggatgcggtgatgacgacgacgacgacgacgacgacgacagctgTGGATGGGGGATGGAGTGAGTCAAAGGAGAATGAGAAGCCGGTGGTGCCGAGtacgccgccgccggaaAGGTTAtcggagaagaggaggagggaggaggatgaggatgacgcgCTGGATAAGCTGATGCAGCATAAGAGGAGGAATAGCAGTAGTGCGGGGAATAATTCTTCGTTGGGGTCGTcaggggtgggggggatgttgaggaagaaggggagttTTCACAACAATAACAGTGGGAAGGCGAGGAGTCGAGAGGGGAGTCCgaatggaggaggagggggtggacaGAAGAAGATTGCGATTAGTATTGCGCCTGTTTTGAAGACGGCGGTTGTGAGGGCGGGGAGTCCGGCGGcggaagagagagggagggaagtGAGGGGTGGGGCTGGGATTTAA